Proteins encoded together in one Balaenoptera ricei isolate mBalRic1 chromosome 2, mBalRic1.hap2, whole genome shotgun sequence window:
- the LOC132360256 gene encoding non-histone chromosomal protein HMG-14-like produces the protein MLKRVSSKEGAAKEEPRRRSARLSATPVPARVETKPTKAAGKDKSSDKKVQIKGKRGAKGKQAEVANQETKEDLPAENGETKNEESTASDEAGEKEAESD, from the coding sequence ATGCTCAAGAGAGTCAGCTCCAAGGAGGGGGCGGCGAAGGAGGAGCCCAGGAGGAGATCGGCGAGGTTGTCAGCTACACCGGTTCCTGCAAGAGTGGAAACGAAGCCAACAAAGGCGGCAGGAAAGGATAAATCTTCAGACAAAAAAGTgcaaataaaagggaaaaggggagcaAAGGGAAAACAGGCTGAAGTGGCTAACCAAGAGACTAAAGAAGACCTACCTGCAGAAAATGGAGAAACTAAAAACGAGGAGAGCACAGCCTCTGAtgaagcaggagagaaagaagccGAGTCTGATTAA